gagtgggtttcgtcgacaaaattactaaaggactcgtcaacgagatggcgtggctcgtcgacgaatccagtcctataaatatcaaaaattcagatttttactTCACAActaagaaatctctctcctcccttcgattttctctctctctctctctctctctctctcttcgattttgggccaaatttacaccggatcgacaatctgaagccaccatgacgctcctagagaagttctctccaaatctgccagagcggattgttgataaaagcaagttggaaatcatccctgagttaaggtaagacttttaagGCAAATTTgttcttgcgatagttataggaaatgatggtACACgcgaaaatactaaaatttaatactgagagttttcattttcagtgtattaatcaggaaatcctacgggtgttagaccaggatattttagggggctttctcagtagctaggtaagggaataaactaaagcaattatttttcacgcaaattactatttatgagtaaattgatttcctgaaaatatgtacgatatttgaatattatggaattaatgcacgtttgggaaaaatactgctattatgttgaaacgtgtatatatgtatgagatgtcagaaatcatgatttttagaatacaatgtatggttttatacagcaaatgtgtggcatgaatattattttacgtggagaaatattatgatatgataatgatatgaatgcagtatggtttgagaaattatgaaagtaaatagtacattatgattttgacaaatacatgataaaatgattattttcaaaatgacgtatttatgtatgatttcggcgcaaggccgtatttatgtatgatttcggcgcgaggccgtatttatgtatgatttcagcgtgaggccatatttatatatgatttcggcgcgaggccgtatttatatatgattttggcatgagatcgtatttatgaaatgtgcGGCGTGAGgccgtacttatgaaattatgaaagatgctatattatcatgtactatatgttatcagaacccggatgttaatttagttcagttcaggagcacggtcccgtagctatatatagatcatatatctatgttcagattagtgctaaccaccctatgagggggtgggagatggatagtcgatatggctttcagtgtagagttgtagatgtctacctggcagtctggactaggatgtggcgggcccatcatacttacagacactTTTGACtttgcagtggtcggccagccattgtggggtcccgccttcgggctacataacccatcatggggggtaatgcatgacatcaactagttattcatcctgggtatattttcagtattatcagatataacagacaatttatgaatgatatgagttactagaaaatatgaaagtatatgatgattcagtatgttatgacgtaTGTTctcagatatatgaaatgtactgtatatgtataattgcattaaatgttcatgttgtcagacatttgtatttagtttattttcccttattgaaaagtgtctcacccccaaacttaatcaattttttaggagaccctgtGAGACTAGCGGGTCGTGGCTGCCGTTGAGTTTGTTGAgttaccccattaggagggtaagtcttgtactaggatcagtagTTTtttttgtatgatcctagggttattttgatattttggagatttatataaatactgtattttgaggatgaagtagactctggtattatgtaattattggtCTGATTgatgaaatatatttttactgctgcttagatttccgctgtgtatgtcaGGCTATCCCCATTACCCACGCATTGGGGTTGATgttgttattatttatgtttgttaTGTGATAACTTAAGGGGGTCGTTACACCCTATCCACCAATTCAGTAAAATCCTATAATTTCATTATCGACACCTACTTATGTATTTCTTTCCTCAGGCCTTTTTCAATTTGCCATACCTTTTTCGCCTCATCTGGTATTATGTACGGGAAGAAGtgagatagttcgatgaacctcgccgcatactgctgtatAGTTTGCTGTCCCTACTTtcgattcaagaactcctcaatctttgcTTCCCAGGACGAGGCTGGGAAATACTtgtcaaaaaatatctccttaaatcgctctcATGACATCTCCACAAGTATTATCCTCTACTGCTTTAAGAGTTTCAccaccgaccaccatctctcggttTCTCCAGTCACTCTGTAGGTAGCAAACAGCACCCTCTGCTTCTCTAAATATTATagcactacaaatattttctcgatctcctgcacccagttttcagtggCTGCAAGGTCAATTCGTCATGAGAAAATCataggattcatcttaatgaatttctctatcgagctgCCGTGTCCTTCAAATGAACCACCTAGCTCCCTAGAATTCCTGACAATCTTAGCCATGACTTGTTGTGCCATGTTGCGCAAAACTGCATTTGAATCTCCACCCGCAGCGGCTGAGGGTTCAGCACCCTCATTCTCACTAGCATGGGTACTactaccaccagggtccatcctgaaaaaacaaataacttaaatcagaaccccttcactatacatatcatccaactcatataatatgttttcttaattaattcatcactcttgatcttaattcaaggttcaatcttgtaacctagatacccaacctgacgatagtttaccatgactttcttgaaatcgttaccccaagaaaatcacacaaaccaccactgaagtcctacatctagaatACAAAACTAggcctcaaattcccttatcctatactctggtattattactgctgcattctagagtctacagaacctaatatcctaggctttgataccaaactgtaacgatccCCCTTTCGGGCGTTGTTACTTTCCTTGTGGGCCTTGCACCCGTGGCAACAATAggtacttatcagagcactcactgagattgaggcgttatgtatcaccgtccctcaattcagcaagcctCCAGGTagagagtcttacttcgccataatcttcataagcgagagttcccgagaatcgggggtaactacccctttgctctgataccaaactgtaatgatctgcttagatattcatataataaaagcagaataaataaaatagtcaactcgaacccgtgggtaacagggacacctgtcatacgcAACGGAACCTAGGCAGtggtaaatgtaaatcacaaactcataaccacaaaatacataataccagagtcaagcatatctcaaaatattgtgtttatatacaatctcccaaaaatacaaaaacatcccTAGGATCCCATATCCAAACACTTCTGATCCTTGTTCAACTTACCCTCTtagcggggtaactcaataaacacAACGGCGGCCACGCTTCGCCGCTCTTTcggggtttcctaaaaatcatttaatgttcgggggtgaggcacttcttagtaagggaaaataaattaaatactgATGTAtgacaatatgaacatttaatgcaattatacatatacagtacatttcatatatctgtaaacattcatcataacatattgaatcatcatataccttcgtattttctaataaaccatattgttcataaaatgtctgttatagttgataatactaaaaacatatttaggatgaatagctatctggtgtcatgtattaccccccatgacgggttgtgtagcctgaaggcgggacccgacaatggctggttgaccattgccgagtcaaaaatatctgtaagtacgatgggcccgccacaccctgatccggattgtcaggtggacgtctacaactctacaatgaaagctacatcgactatccatctcccaccccctcgtaaggtggttagcaccaatctaaacatagatatcttatctatatagctacggtaccgtgctcctgaaactgaactaaactaatattcgggttttgataacatataatacatgataatatatcatttaatataaatagattgatagcattttctataatttcataaatacgccCTTgggctgaacatttcataaatacgaccttgcgccgaaatcatacgtaaaacacaaCCTTGCgatggctatcaatcacggccttgcgccgaatatctcttACATaacattctgaataaataaatcaattatcatgtattttcaaaatcataatgtaatgttttatttcataatacctgaaaacatgctttattcgtaaaattgtcatatcataatacttttcatgaaaaataacattcatgccacaaaAAACTGAGTAAatccgtacatttcattctaaaatcacattttctatataacagcagtattttcccaataatatacattttcttaataatattcaaatataatacatgcttccctgaaaattaatttgttgataaataataatgatacgtgtgaaaaataactgctttaatttattctcttacctgacactgagaaaaaaccccctaaaaatgCTTGTCCTATACcccaaggttccccgttcaataccatgaaaaccatatatcccagaacaaaatattacaaTTTCTACGTctataacatttcctacaactgttagaaagtcaaatttaaaaaaaaaaaacaaaaaagtcttaccctgaatctgggatgaaatccaacttcatcccactgATGATCCGCCCCGACAGagttagggagaacttccccaggagcgtcgtggtggcctcagattgtcgctCCGGCAGCTAaaggggccaaaatcgaagagagatgagggagagaccgtagagagaggagagaggagagagagagagagagagagagagagagagagagagagtttctatgaattttttacgtaaaaatccaagtttcatCTATTTATAGGaccgaattcgtcgacgagacacgtcacctcatcaatgagtcctgtataaagttcgtcgacgaacctgcaccatcttcaacgaatttcagacttccaaaatcctctcttagtatcttctcgtcaatgaaacttgtcttcatcgacaaggccctcttataccctcgttgtcgaatcccctgtgttcgtcgacgaggacttgataaattttcttgggttattgcATTCGCGTtggtcgacgaagtcggctgcctccttctgttactgtttccatttccctccctctttatttaaataccattattattcatGTCATTACAAATCATACGTTgaaagaggcttcttgggagtctgagaagcagatgaagcagaagtatccgcaattatttcaagaagcttaagtagttaggtaatatttcttttgcaggtacatgtaatagtttagttagtaagtagcattttagttttaggggaattttattttgtatatgtaatctcccaaaactcggaatgtaaccacagtattcctctatcATAAgagagggtaagtaataaaataagtagactgttttgctttaagggatgatgaatcgcATGAATAGAAAAATTCGAGGATGAAAtcttataaggagaggagaatgtagtgactaggagaaattataatatttaaataataaaagtaggagggaaaaaagaaattaaagaaataattaaacaggacctcgtcgacgaacacagggaattcgtcgatgaaagaaCAAGAGTGTCTCGTCGACGTGAGAgcgtttcatcgacgagaaagtaCCAAGTGGATGTTTTGGGcatttctgaattttgttgacgaggagtgagttcgtcgacgaattgtcttcgagatctcgtcgacaagatgacgtggcttgttgacgaaGGCTATAGTATAAGTAGCCCTAAACGCATTTTTCAGCTCATTTTGGCCgcagaaattctctctctctctctctctctctctctctctctctctctctctctctctctctctctctctctttggttTTCCCTCATTCTTTCTTAATTTTTGGGCCCATTTTTTGCcgaatcgacgatccaaagccaccacaacactcctagagaagttctctacatTTCTACtaaagtggatcgttggtgggatgggtttggaattcatcccaaattcagggtaaatgttttattcaatatttggctttactatagttgtaagaaatgttatatacgatgaaatactaaagtttagttctggagaatatcattttcagggtgttgaacggggaatcctgCGGATATAAGACTGTTTatcttaggagcttttcaaaaatcaagtaaggggatatactaaactagatgttttattaaaaataagtataattttatagtatttgatttcagggaatatatatatgattatgcattatgttggaaaatactgttaaaaatgatgatatgtttggatatatatatatatatatatatatatatatatatatataatacccatttatataatacccattttgtgtggcataagtagaaattatgatgaattactattttctaggaatatgataatattatggatttttataatgaaaaaccagcgtacgggccgaaaatttatatgatttgccgacgtattggccgagttatggatatgtttttccgGCATAttggccgagttatggatatgattttccaacgtacgggccgagctatggatatgttttgctggcgtatgggccgaactatagatatgatttgccggcgtatgggccaagctatggatatgttttgtcggcgtacggaccgatgattttcaagaagtatatatatgcaaaatgatgtgatgatattaacttggcaaatattagtatgaaatatccatgtatcacagtttgattatatgctatatattatcagaacctggttgacttgatttaggctagcacttgcacggtaccactgctatgtgttcgtgatcatcacgatattgtgttaacgctgctgtacggagtagcgtgaggacggatagtcgatatggttttaagaagtgtgagcacccctagtgtacggaccaggtctggcagacccatcagacttacagactgtacttttgacttggcagtggtttgccaaccattgtcaggtcccgcctttggcccatacaacccaatcatgtgggggtaatacatgacaacagtcagctaacctacgagggttgttttcgtattattattatatgagatgaattatatgtatgaaatccattatgttctgtcatgttataattatacatgtttttcccataaatgatacagacatatttactagatatgcttatatatgctaTTGTGTATAACACGgttaaactcatgttgccatacactagtattagtttatttccctactaagaggtgtctcgccccaaaatTTCGTAAACATTTCAGCAGCCctggataggagagcggataaaactCTGCTATGATAGTTATGGCTGATTTGCCCTCTCTGaaaggtatgtattttgtgatagggtcagatgaattttgtgggaagtgaccctaggactcttttgtggtggtttatatatgtaaatacagtggatatagtaactctggtattgagatggttggtattgtatttggtattatgagttatttatgattttacgttttttgctgcttaggcttccgtactaTATTTCTGTTGTATTCTTGGTactcacgggttcaggttgattatgatctactgaaaTTGTTATAACGAGTTTTATTatataatggaaaaaaaataaatatatatagaaattaaGCGGGTCGTTACATAGTCATTCCATCGTTTACCAACACTCATCCACGAAATACTTTCACTAgtattcaatcaaatggcagcaaaaacagtaagcattcatgaaagtagtggcaagtaagcagtaaacattaaatttacgcaattcattaacaatacctctattgacaatgtgtgtttagtgagggagaCAAGTAGGTTAAACACGTTGAtaatagttagtgagttttacaatgattgataaACAGtcatcctcccctaaagaggtttttatgtaattatcatccttatactaggaaacatcaaagtgacaaATGAGTCACATGACTTTATTTGGCATATAAATAaactacaaataaaaaataactgtACACTAATATTTATATGATGGAAACTCATTTTAATTAGTCACAAATAAGTATAATGTCCCAACAAGCTTACCCGAAGCCGTGACACAAGGGCAGCCGCTGAGGCCACTGCTCCCCCAAGAAGCGAATGTAAGAATACGCTTGGAATGAGAAAGCCCTCACATGAGTACACATTGCATCTTCCTTGTCCAGCCGGAATTTGTGAATCGTCACGGAATTTGTTCTCTGGTAACTAAATCTTAACAAAAGCATGCAATAATAATGAGACAAAGCGTCAAAAGAGGCGTTCTTCTCTCTCATGGCCAACTTCTCCAAAAATCTCTCAGCGAAACAAGTCCTGAAGCTTCTCAAAGCAGAGAAAAACCCTCACTCGGCCCTGGCCCTCTTCGACTCGGCGACTTGCCAGCCGGGTTTTATCCACTCAGCCGCCATTTTCCAACACATCCTCCGCCGGCTTGCGGACCCAAAATTGGTCGGCCACCTGAGCCGAATCCTCGATCTCGTTCGGACACAGAAGCGCAAGTGCTCTGAAGATCTTGCATTGACGGTGCTTAAGGCTTACTCGAAGAACACTATGCCTGATCAAGCGTTGGACGTTTTCCAACGAATGTATGAGATTTTTAGTTGTAAACCTGGTATAAGGTCCTATAATTCTATGCTTAATGCTTTCATTGAGGCGAACCAGTGGGATCGGGCTGAGTCGTTTTTTGCGTACTTTGAAATGGTGGGTTTGTCGCCTAATTTACAAACTTACAATGTTCTTATCAAAATTTCATGTAAGAAGAAGCAATTTGATAAGGCCAAGAAGTTGATGGATTGGATGTGGAACAATGGAGTACAACCGGATGCGTTTAGCTATAGTACGGTGATTAATGCATTTGCCAAGAATGGGCATTTATCGGGTGCACTGGAGTTGTTTGATGAAATGTCTGAAAGAGGGGTTGCACCTGATGTTATGTgttataatattttgattgacggttattttagaaaaaaagatCTTGCAGGGGCTAATGAGATTTGGGAGAGGCTATTAAACTCATCTTCTGTATATCCAAGTGTTGTTAGTTACAATATAATGATTAGTGGTTTGTGTAAGTGTGGGAAGTTTAGTGAGAGTTTGGAAATATGGGAGAGGATGAAGAAGAATGAGCGGGAGCTGGATTTATTTACTTACAGCACTTTGATACATGGTTTATGTGAATCAGGGGGTGTTGATGGGGCTGAAAGGGTTTATAAGGAGATGGTTGCAGGTGGGGTGTCTCCAGATGCAGCCACTTGTAATGCATTGCTTAATGGGTATAGCCAAGCAGGACAGATGAAGAAATGCTTTGAGTTGTGGGAGGTAATGGGGAGTGAAAGTTGTCGTAATATTGTTAGTTTCAATATATTTATTAGAGGATTGTTGGAGAATGGTGAGGTGGATGAAGcaatttctctttgggaactcTTGCTGGAGAGTCATTTTGTTCCAGATTCCAAAACTTACGGAATTTTGATTCATGGATTGTGCAAGAATGGATACTTGAATAAAGCTCTAAGACTCTTGAAAGAGGCAGAAGATAGACAAGATAATGTGGATGCTTTTGCATATTCATCGATGATTAATGGGTTGTCTAAAGGAGGAAGATTGGATGCAGCAGTGGGTGTAATTGATCAGATGGCCAAGCATGGCTGTAAACCAAATCCTCATGTTTACAATGCACTAATCAATGGCTTTATTCTGGCTTCTAAACTTGACGATGCAATCAGGTTTTTCAGGGAAATGGTACATAAGGATTGCTTTCCAACTGTTGTTAGCTACAACACTCTCATAAATGGTTTGTGCAAAGCGGAAAGATTTGGTGAGGCCTACGACATTGTGAAGGAAATGCTTGAAAAAAGGTGGAAGCCGGATAAGATCACATATAGTTTATTGATGAATGGACTTTGTCAAGGCAAGAAGATTGACATGGCCCTACAGTTGTGGCAACAAGTGCTTGATGAGGGTTTCAAGCCTGACGTAACTATGCATAACATAATAATTCATGGGCTTTGCTCTGCAGGAAAAGTTGAAGATGCTTTGCATCTGTACTCAAAGATGAAGCTGAGGAACTGTTTCCCGAACCTTGTGACCTTCAACACCCTCATGGATGGGTTCTACAAAGCCGGAGACTCTGAAAAAGCATCAGATATTTGGGCCTGCATCTTGGAAGATGGCCTGCAGCCAGATATTATCTCATACAATATTGCCCTCAAGGGGCTTTGCTCTTGCAATAGAATATCAGATGCCCTTGGGTTCTTGGACGATGCTTTGGATCACGGGATTCTTCCAACCGCCATCACATGGAACATACTTGTCAGAGCTGTACTAAACAATGGGGTTCCAACATTATGCATTTGGGTGTGAAATATCTCAAGAGTAAGTTTTAAACTCCTGCACTCTTGcattctttttaaaatttgaacGGCTCTGCTTTATGGAGTTGATCTGCTTAACGATGAAAACTAATTAGTCATCAAAGAATTGTCTTTGTCCTCTTTTATACTTCTGTTCACACATTACTTTTGTGCAAAACTCCACTTTTTTATCAGGATAGTGACCGGAATCAGTCTTCTTTTGTCCATTCCTTGGAGGTAATCTCTACACATAATTCTGGGCTGAAAGGCTGGTACATTCCATCAATAATCATGCACCGAGACTTTGGATTGGAAGAGGGCACttttctttcataaatatttcaagtATGTGTACTTTTCTAGTCATTCTACTGCTCTTTCTAATGTTCCTGCAAGGTGTGTCCTCACTCTGATGTTTTCCTGATGCCATGCTGATTCTCGCAGGTTAGATTTGATATTCTTCCTACATAGAAACAAGTCTGAGACAACCCCAGCTTACTGGTTGGAAAAATGGTGAAACATTGAAAATGCTGTAGTAGCTAAGTTGTCTTTTATTACTGATGTTGGATGTTACTGCATCCAACTTTGCTACTTGTACAGTATTTTTAACATATGGCTGGGGTTGGGCACCACTGGAAGCTCATATGCAAACCATGGCTCTTGGTTCAGAATGCTAGAAGCATGTTTGATTTATGGAATGAAATACATAGTCATTTGTATGAATAGCTACTGGGCAATTTCGACATAAAATCCAGCCTACAGTCAGTGACGTCTGACTGATTAAATGAACTACGTAGAGTTCTGATGTGAGCAAGATTCTGCTTATTAATTTTAGTGATGAGTTGCTCAACTGCTTCTTCTGTTCATTATAGTGTTATACTTTTATCATTAAATGTTGTCTGGCTTATCTTGTCATATTTTAAACTGGGAG
This Malania oleifera isolate guangnan ecotype guangnan chromosome 11, ASM2987363v1, whole genome shotgun sequence DNA region includes the following protein-coding sequences:
- the LOC131168570 gene encoding pentatricopeptide repeat-containing protein At3g09060, with protein sequence MANFSKNLSAKQVLKLLKAEKNPHSALALFDSATCQPGFIHSAAIFQHILRRLADPKLVGHLSRILDLVRTQKRKCSEDLALTVLKAYSKNTMPDQALDVFQRMYEIFSCKPGIRSYNSMLNAFIEANQWDRAESFFAYFEMVGLSPNLQTYNVLIKISCKKKQFDKAKKLMDWMWNNGVQPDAFSYSTVINAFAKNGHLSGALELFDEMSERGVAPDVMCYNILIDGYFRKKDLAGANEIWERLLNSSSVYPSVVSYNIMISGLCKCGKFSESLEIWERMKKNERELDLFTYSTLIHGLCESGGVDGAERVYKEMVAGGVSPDAATCNALLNGYSQAGQMKKCFELWEVMGSESCRNIVSFNIFIRGLLENGEVDEAISLWELLLESHFVPDSKTYGILIHGLCKNGYLNKALRLLKEAEDRQDNVDAFAYSSMINGLSKGGRLDAAVGVIDQMAKHGCKPNPHVYNALINGFILASKLDDAIRFFREMVHKDCFPTVVSYNTLINGLCKAERFGEAYDIVKEMLEKRWKPDKITYSLLMNGLCQGKKIDMALQLWQQVLDEGFKPDVTMHNIIIHGLCSAGKVEDALHLYSKMKLRNCFPNLVTFNTLMDGFYKAGDSEKASDIWACILEDGLQPDIISYNIALKGLCSCNRISDALGFLDDALDHGILPTAITWNILVRAVLNNGVPTLCIWV